In one Pseudomonas purpurea genomic region, the following are encoded:
- a CDS encoding bifunctional diguanylate cyclase/phosphodiesterase — protein sequence MEWLGLHFITELPDSGQIVLNCTHNPFLVLLAYMVACVASFATLDMAERVSHVENPSAQRRWRWVGACCLAGGIWAMHFIGMLAFQAPVEIHYDLLVTLLSLLIALIASFLAMDTLSHPQLRLGRYVLASIWMGLGIATMHYVGMAAMRSHAVAYYQPSLFVLSIVIAIVASFTALLLSNHLRNGSGMFHQLLKYTASLVLGAGIVCMHFTGMWSLHLVLPTGALPQLPPTENNPMQLGLTVAVITLLIIGSSISAALADKKLQNKEHDLRRVNALLSQLDQARMSLQQVAHYDALTNLINRRGFNQIFAEKLMEKTTQGGMLAVMFLDIDHFKRINDSLGHDAGDELLKVLATHIKQSTRGHDDVVARFGGDEFCILIGLHDRDEARHMAQRIMQKMKEPIELAGRRMVMTTSIGISIFPDDGKTCEELLKNADLALYQSKGNGRNGLHFFSSNLKTRATLELQLEEELRNALRDNAGLMLYYQPIYDLKTGQVTKLEALIRWQHPVHGLLAPDRFIAIAEANGLIAELDNWVLRKACQDLSELSRHGCEALKIAVNCSPLNLAREELADEIESALRSAGVAPQRLELEVTENALMGNIANTLVLLRQIRALGVSLSIDDFGTGYSSLAYLKRLPLNTLKIDRSFILDIPKSTQDMEIVQAIIVMAHTLHLQVVTEGVETVEQYEFLNRYGCDFVQGYLLSRPVPLAELRPVLDEINQRKHAHTLNPPSLARGTDGLTSEDLLPENPGYHAGASTVQPIR from the coding sequence ATGGAGTGGCTTGGTTTGCACTTTATTACCGAGCTGCCGGATAGCGGGCAGATCGTACTCAACTGCACTCATAACCCCTTTCTGGTGCTGCTGGCATACATGGTGGCCTGTGTGGCCAGTTTCGCCACCCTGGACATGGCCGAGCGCGTCAGCCATGTCGAGAACCCCTCGGCGCAACGGCGCTGGCGCTGGGTCGGAGCCTGTTGCCTGGCCGGCGGCATCTGGGCGATGCACTTCATTGGCATGCTGGCCTTCCAGGCACCGGTCGAAATTCACTACGACCTCCTCGTCACCCTGCTTTCTCTGCTGATTGCACTGATTGCCTCGTTTCTGGCGATGGACACCCTCAGCCACCCGCAATTGCGCCTGGGCCGTTACGTGCTGGCCTCGATCTGGATGGGCCTGGGCATTGCCACCATGCACTACGTGGGCATGGCCGCGATGCGCAGTCACGCGGTGGCGTACTACCAGCCGTCGCTGTTCGTTTTATCGATTGTGATTGCCATCGTCGCCAGCTTCACCGCATTGCTGCTGTCCAACCACCTGCGCAATGGCAGTGGGATGTTCCACCAGTTGCTCAAATACACCGCCAGCCTGGTGCTGGGGGCTGGCATCGTCTGCATGCACTTCACGGGTATGTGGTCACTGCACCTGGTGCTGCCCACCGGGGCCCTGCCACAACTTCCCCCCACCGAAAACAACCCCATGCAACTGGGCCTGACCGTCGCGGTCATTACGCTGCTGATTATCGGCAGCAGCATCAGTGCCGCGCTGGCCGACAAGAAGTTGCAAAACAAGGAGCACGACCTGCGACGGGTCAACGCCCTGCTCAGCCAACTGGACCAGGCCCGGATGTCGCTGCAACAGGTGGCTCATTACGATGCCCTGACCAACCTGATCAACCGCCGTGGCTTCAACCAGATCTTCGCCGAAAAGCTCATGGAAAAAACCACCCAGGGCGGCATGCTCGCGGTGATGTTTCTGGACATCGACCACTTCAAGCGCATCAACGACAGCCTCGGCCATGATGCCGGCGATGAACTGCTCAAAGTCCTGGCGACACACATCAAGCAGTCGACCCGCGGTCACGATGATGTGGTCGCACGCTTCGGCGGTGACGAGTTCTGCATCCTCATCGGCCTGCATGACCGCGACGAAGCGCGGCACATGGCGCAACGCATCATGCAGAAGATGAAAGAACCTATCGAGCTGGCCGGACGACGAATGGTGATGACCACCAGCATCGGCATCAGCATTTTCCCTGACGACGGCAAGACCTGCGAAGAGTTGCTCAAGAACGCAGACCTGGCGCTGTATCAGTCCAAGGGCAATGGCCGCAATGGCCTGCACTTTTTCAGCTCCAACCTGAAAACCCGCGCCACCCTTGAATTGCAGCTTGAGGAAGAGTTACGCAACGCCTTACGCGATAACGCCGGGTTGATGCTCTATTACCAGCCGATCTACGACCTCAAAACCGGCCAGGTCACCAAGCTTGAAGCCTTGATTCGCTGGCAACACCCGGTGCATGGCCTGCTGGCGCCCGACCGTTTTATCGCGATTGCCGAAGCCAACGGCTTGATCGCAGAACTCGACAACTGGGTGCTGCGCAAGGCCTGCCAGGACTTGAGCGAACTGTCGCGCCACGGCTGCGAAGCGCTGAAAATCGCGGTGAACTGCTCGCCGCTCAACCTGGCCCGTGAAGAGCTGGCCGATGAAATCGAAAGTGCCTTGCGCAGCGCGGGCGTCGCGCCGCAACGCCTGGAACTGGAAGTCACCGAAAACGCGCTGATGGGCAACATCGCCAACACCCTGGTGCTGCTGCGCCAGATCCGCGCCCTCGGCGTTTCACTGTCGATCGACGATTTCGGCACCGGCTATTCTTCTCTGGCCTACCTCAAGCGCTTGCCGCTCAACACCCTGAAAATCGACCGCTCGTTCATCCTCGATATTCCCAAGTCGACCCAGGACATGGAGATCGTCCAGGCCATTATCGTCATGGCTCATACCCTGCACTTGCAGGTGGTCACCGAAGGCGTCGAAACCGTCGAACAGTACGAGTTCCTCAACCGCTACGGCTGCGATTTCGTTCAGGGCTACTTGCTCAGCCGCCCGGTGCCACTGGCGGAACTGCGCCCGGTGCTGGACGAAATCAACCAGCGTAAACACGCCCACACTCTCAATCCGCCAAGCCTGGCCCGCGGTACAGATGGACTAACGTCGGAAGATCTTTTGCCAGAAAACCCTGGCTACCATGCAGGCGCATCAACGGTGCAGCCAATCCGCTGA